A portion of the Flavobacterium limnophilum genome contains these proteins:
- a CDS encoding efflux RND transporter periplasmic adaptor subunit, with amino-acid sequence MKIKHIVYTLLIIGFGAFIAYRINSNKSKNENSKGKDGKGKVMTVSGIVLKTETFDNNLSLSGSIEANEQVEIRSEISGIVEGIYFKEGSNVAKGQLLFKVNDVELRAQLQQAKTKQGLASENERRAKLLLAKEAISQEEYDVARADYKLAQAQVQLIDAQIAKTSVRAPFSGKIGLRSISPGTYITPSLLVAKLVNISQLKITFSIPEKYANQVKANSNLSFTVAGSTEKYQAKVYAIEPEVEISTRTLQVRALAENKDGKLLPGTFANVELPLDIIKDAIIIPSEAIIPVQDGKKVLISINGKVKEIKVETATRTDATILVLSGLKAGDTLLTTGVMSLKEDDGVKVKVK; translated from the coding sequence ATGAAAATAAAACATATCGTTTACACCCTGCTAATAATTGGTTTCGGAGCATTTATAGCTTACCGAATTAATTCAAACAAAAGCAAAAATGAAAATTCCAAAGGCAAAGACGGAAAAGGCAAAGTAATGACCGTTAGTGGAATTGTACTTAAAACAGAAACTTTCGACAACAATCTATCCCTTTCCGGCTCTATTGAAGCCAATGAGCAAGTGGAAATTCGCTCTGAAATTTCCGGAATCGTAGAAGGTATTTATTTCAAGGAAGGAAGTAATGTGGCCAAAGGACAACTGCTTTTTAAAGTAAATGATGTCGAATTGAGAGCCCAATTGCAACAAGCCAAAACCAAACAAGGACTGGCATCCGAAAACGAAAGAAGAGCTAAACTTTTATTGGCCAAAGAAGCCATCAGCCAAGAAGAATACGATGTTGCCAGAGCCGATTACAAATTGGCACAAGCCCAAGTGCAATTAATTGACGCACAAATTGCCAAAACATCAGTTAGAGCGCCGTTTTCCGGGAAAATTGGATTGCGTTCCATTTCGCCCGGAACCTATATCACTCCTAGCCTTTTGGTAGCCAAATTAGTCAACATCAGCCAATTGAAAATCACCTTTTCCATTCCTGAAAAATATGCCAATCAAGTAAAAGCCAATTCCAATTTAAGTTTCACTGTGGCGGGTTCGACTGAAAAATATCAGGCCAAAGTGTATGCCATAGAGCCAGAAGTGGAAATCTCGACCAGAACATTGCAAGTTCGTGCCTTGGCTGAAAACAAAGACGGAAAATTATTGCCGGGTACTTTTGCCAATGTCGAATTACCTTTGGACATCATCAAAGATGCCATCATAATTCCATCGGAAGCCATCATTCCGGTACAAGATGGTAAAAAAGTGTTGATTTCAATTAATGGTAAAGTCAAAGAAATTAAAGTGGAAACCGCCACCAGAACCGATGCCACCATCTTGGTACTTTCAGGTTTAAAAGCGGGTGACACATTATTGACAACGGGTGTTATGTCCTTAAAAGAAGATGACGGCGTGAAAGTTAAAGTTAAATAG
- a CDS encoding efflux RND transporter permease subunit encodes MSLSTISIKRPVLTIVLNLTIVLFGIIGYTFLGVREFPSIDPAQISIRTSYTGANSDIIESQITEPLEKAINAIDGIRNVTSSSTQGSSNITVEFNLNKNLEEAANDVRDKVSQATRNLPKDIDAPPVVSKADANSDAIISMTVQSDSRSELELSDYAENVISQRLETIPGVSGVQIWGQKKYAMRLWIDPIKLASYGCTVSEVRDALNKQNVELPSGKLTGNATELTVKTVGNLSTPEEFNNIIIRTDGDKIVRLSDVGSATLGPENLETKMSQSGLPLVGVAIVPLPGANYLDISKEFYKEVDKLKKDLPKDIKLNVAIDNTIFVKKSVLEVAETLGISLILVILIIFLFFRDWAIAFRPLIDIPVSLIATFFIMWLFGFSINVLTLLAIVLATGLVVDDGIVVTENIFKKVEEGMSPIEAAIKGSNEIFFAVISISITLAAVFLPVIFLEGFVGRLFREFGVVIGAAVLISAFVSLTLTPMLNAYLMKGGEQKKSKFYIATEPYFQKLNSSYADALGRFMKRKWLSFPILIFCFGLIALFFNLLQKETAPYDDRSGMMMSITTAEGSSYEYTDRFMQEISRLIDDSIPEKKVSLVITSPGFISAASNSGRVRISLVDPSERKISQKEIAEKLTKWTKKYPEAKTSVIEQPTIAVNRRGGMPIQYIIQAPNFEKLREKIPVFMDEVSKNETFSNSDVNLKFNKPEINVSIDREKAESLGISVIDIAQTLQLSLSGQRFGYFMRNGKQYQVIGQFDQKDRSKPLDLTSMFVKNNKGELIQMDNVVTIEEKSNPPQLYHNNRYMSATVSAGLAPGKSINDGIDAMNDIKTKVLDDTFTTDLGGESRDFVESSSNTSFAFGLALLLIFLILAAQFESFVDPFIIILTVPMAVAGALFSLWLFGQTWNIFSQIGTVMLIGLVTKNGILIVEFANQLREQGKPKLEAILEASEARLRPILMTSLAISLGALPIAMSLGAASTSRMGMGVVIVGGTIFSLVLTLFVIPALYLLWSKARKHYPEFDHIEEYETSIKK; translated from the coding sequence ATGAGTTTATCCACCATAAGCATAAAAAGACCCGTACTGACCATCGTTCTGAACTTGACCATCGTCTTGTTTGGAATCATTGGATACACATTCCTGGGCGTTCGAGAATTTCCTTCTATTGATCCGGCACAGATTTCGATTCGAACCAGTTATACAGGTGCCAATTCAGATATTATTGAATCCCAAATCACGGAACCTTTAGAAAAAGCTATTAACGCCATAGACGGGATTCGAAACGTAACTTCTTCGAGTACACAAGGCAGCAGTAACATCACGGTCGAATTTAATTTGAACAAAAATCTGGAAGAAGCCGCCAATGATGTTCGGGACAAAGTTTCCCAAGCCACTCGAAATCTACCCAAAGATATTGATGCACCACCAGTGGTTTCAAAGGCTGATGCCAATAGCGATGCCATCATTTCGATGACGGTACAAAGTGATTCACGAAGCGAATTGGAACTCAGCGACTATGCCGAAAACGTAATTTCACAACGACTCGAAACCATTCCGGGCGTAAGTGGCGTGCAAATTTGGGGACAAAAGAAATACGCGATGCGGTTGTGGATTGACCCCATAAAATTAGCTTCTTATGGCTGCACGGTTTCCGAAGTAAGAGATGCCTTGAACAAGCAAAACGTGGAATTACCCTCGGGAAAATTGACCGGAAACGCCACAGAATTAACGGTAAAAACCGTTGGAAACCTTTCGACTCCCGAAGAATTCAACAACATTATTATTCGTACTGACGGCGATAAAATTGTTCGCTTGAGCGATGTGGGTTCTGCCACTCTAGGTCCTGAAAATCTGGAAACCAAAATGAGCCAATCAGGTTTGCCATTAGTTGGTGTAGCTATTGTGCCTCTTCCGGGAGCTAATTATTTAGATATTTCGAAGGAATTTTACAAAGAAGTAGATAAATTAAAAAAAGATTTACCAAAAGATATCAAGTTGAATGTAGCTATTGACAATACTATTTTTGTAAAAAAATCAGTGCTTGAAGTAGCGGAAACATTAGGGATTTCCTTAATTTTGGTAATCTTAATTATCTTTCTATTTTTTAGGGATTGGGCTATCGCTTTCCGACCTTTAATTGATATCCCCGTTTCGTTAATTGCAACATTTTTTATAATGTGGCTTTTCGGATTTTCAATAAACGTGCTGACTCTGCTGGCTATTGTTTTGGCAACAGGATTAGTAGTCGATGATGGAATCGTAGTTACAGAAAATATTTTCAAGAAAGTCGAAGAAGGAATGTCGCCAATTGAAGCTGCAATCAAAGGTTCAAACGAAATTTTCTTTGCCGTAATATCCATCTCTATAACCTTGGCTGCAGTATTTTTACCAGTAATTTTCTTGGAAGGATTTGTTGGGCGACTATTTCGAGAATTTGGGGTTGTTATTGGTGCTGCGGTATTGATTTCGGCCTTTGTTTCTTTGACCTTAACACCAATGTTGAATGCTTATTTGATGAAAGGTGGCGAACAGAAAAAATCAAAATTTTATATTGCGACTGAACCTTATTTTCAAAAATTAAATAGTAGTTATGCCGATGCTCTTGGTCGTTTTATGAAAAGAAAATGGTTAAGTTTTCCAATATTGATTTTCTGTTTTGGACTGATTGCCTTATTTTTTAATTTACTCCAAAAAGAAACCGCGCCCTATGACGATCGAAGCGGTATGATGATGAGCATTACTACTGCAGAAGGTTCATCTTATGAATATACCGATCGATTTATGCAGGAAATCTCCAGATTGATAGACGATTCCATTCCAGAAAAAAAAGTGAGTTTGGTGATTACTTCTCCTGGTTTTATTTCAGCCGCGTCAAACAGTGGAAGAGTTAGAATTTCATTAGTGGACCCAAGCGAAAGAAAAATTTCGCAAAAAGAAATTGCCGAAAAATTGACCAAATGGACCAAAAAATATCCTGAAGCCAAAACATCGGTGATAGAACAGCCCACAATTGCGGTAAATAGACGCGGTGGAATGCCTATTCAATACATTATTCAAGCACCCAATTTTGAGAAATTGAGGGAGAAAATACCTGTGTTTATGGACGAAGTGTCAAAAAACGAAACCTTTTCTAACTCCGACGTGAATCTAAAATTCAACAAGCCCGAAATCAACGTGTCCATCGATCGTGAAAAAGCCGAGAGCTTGGGAATATCCGTAATTGACATTGCCCAAACCCTGCAACTTTCGTTAAGCGGCCAACGTTTTGGGTATTTTATGCGTAACGGAAAACAATACCAAGTCATTGGACAATTTGACCAAAAAGACCGTTCCAAACCCTTGGATTTAACGTCGATGTTTGTGAAAAATAATAAAGGCGAATTGATTCAAATGGACAATGTCGTGACGATCGAAGAGAAAAGCAATCCGCCGCAATTGTATCATAATAACAGGTATATGTCGGCAACGGTATCGGCGGGTCTCGCTCCGGGCAAAAGTATCAACGACGGTATTGATGCAATGAATGACATAAAAACCAAAGTATTGGACGATACTTTCACCACGGATTTGGGTGGAGAATCCCGAGATTTTGTCGAAAGTAGTTCGAATACTTCTTTTGCTTTTGGACTGGCTTTGTTGCTGATATTCTTGATTCTGGCAGCACAATTCGAAAGTTTTGTCGATCCATTCATCATCATTTTGACCGTGCCAATGGCGGTAGCCGGAGCTTTATTCTCCTTATGGTTGTTTGGACAAACTTGGAATATTTTTAGTCAAATTGGAACCGTAATGCTTATTGGTTTGGTAACCAAAAACGGAATCTTGATTGTCGAATTTGCCAATCAATTGCGAGAGCAAGGAAAACCCAAATTGGAAGCCATTCTAGAAGCTTCGGAAGCACGACTTCGACCAATATTAATGACGAGTTTGGCTATTTCATTGGGAGCTTTGCCAATAGCAATGTCACTTGGAGCAGCTTCAACCAGCAGAATGGGAATGGGAGTGGTTATCGTAGGTGGAACAATTTTCTCCCTGGTTTTAACACTGTTTGTAATTCCCGCTTTGTATCTTTTATGGTCGAAAGCGAGAAAACATTATCCAGAATTTGATCATATTGAAGAATATGAAACCAGTATAAAAAAATAA
- the recG gene encoding ATP-dependent DNA helicase RecG, protein MQQNLLETPIEYLKGVGPNRGTLLRKELGIHKYGHLLNFFPNRYIDRTRYYKINELQNNVAEVQIIGKIINVKTVEFGKNQKRLVATFVDDTGQMELVWFQGHKWIRESLKLNEICVIFGKCTSFGNTFNMAHPEIELMTEHEQSLRSAMQPVYPSTETLANRGISNRVINKMMQQLFLETQAKFAETLPDYLTAELKLIPKNAALFNIHFPKSAEALAKAQYRLKFEELFYIQLQLITKNLIRKHKIKGHPFTKVGEYFNDFYKNHLPFELTNAQKRVIKEIRIDMGSNAQMNRLLQGDVGSGKTIVALMSMLIALDNGFQSCLMAPTEILANQHFNGLSELAKELNINIKILTGSTKIATRRIIHEELENGSLHILIGTHALLEDKVKFQNLGLAVIDEQHRFGVEQRSKLWKKNEIPPHILVMTATPIPRTLAMSLYGDLDISVIDELPPGRKPIQTVHRFDSNRLKVWKFIRDEIAIGRQIYIVYPLIEESKTMDFKDLMDGYESISRDFPLPQYAISILHGKMKPADKDAEMKRFAEGKTNIMVATTVIEVGVNIPNASVMIIESAERFGLSQLHQLRGRVGRGAEQSYCILMTSHKLSADSKTRMETMTGTNDGFEIAEVDLKLRGPGDLMGTQQSGVLNLQIADIVRDRNILQLARNYALKILKEDAPMQKPENATLRATYIELTKKKNIWNYIS, encoded by the coding sequence ATGCAGCAAAACCTACTAGAAACTCCCATCGAATACCTCAAAGGCGTCGGTCCCAACCGCGGGACTTTGCTGCGCAAGGAATTGGGAATTCACAAATACGGTCATTTGCTCAATTTTTTTCCCAATCGCTACATCGACAGGACACGCTATTACAAGATAAACGAATTGCAAAATAACGTTGCCGAAGTTCAAATCATCGGCAAAATCATTAATGTAAAAACCGTTGAATTTGGCAAAAACCAGAAACGATTGGTGGCAACCTTCGTGGATGATACGGGACAAATGGAACTGGTTTGGTTTCAAGGCCACAAATGGATTCGGGAGAGTTTAAAACTGAATGAAATCTGCGTAATTTTCGGAAAATGTACTTCTTTTGGGAATACTTTCAATATGGCGCATCCCGAAATCGAGTTGATGACGGAACACGAACAAAGCCTGCGCTCGGCAATGCAACCCGTTTATCCATCGACGGAAACCCTGGCCAACCGGGGAATTTCGAATCGAGTAATCAACAAAATGATGCAGCAATTGTTCTTGGAAACCCAAGCCAAATTTGCTGAAACCCTGCCCGATTATTTGACAGCCGAATTAAAACTGATTCCCAAAAATGCGGCTTTGTTCAACATCCATTTTCCAAAAAGTGCCGAAGCATTGGCAAAAGCCCAATACCGATTGAAATTCGAGGAATTGTTCTATATCCAATTACAATTAATCACGAAAAACCTCATTCGAAAGCACAAAATCAAAGGACATCCGTTCACGAAAGTGGGCGAATATTTCAATGATTTTTATAAAAACCATTTGCCTTTTGAACTGACCAACGCCCAAAAAAGAGTCATCAAGGAAATCCGGATCGATATGGGAAGCAACGCCCAAATGAACCGATTGCTGCAAGGCGATGTGGGTTCGGGAAAAACCATCGTGGCTTTGATGAGTATGCTCATTGCCTTGGATAACGGCTTTCAATCCTGTTTGATGGCACCCACGGAAATCTTGGCCAACCAACATTTTAATGGTTTATCAGAATTAGCCAAAGAGCTGAATATCAACATAAAAATATTGACAGGTTCAACCAAAATTGCAACTAGAAGAATCATTCACGAAGAACTCGAAAATGGCAGTTTGCACATCCTGATTGGCACACACGCTTTATTGGAAGACAAGGTGAAATTCCAAAACTTGGGCTTGGCCGTGATTGACGAGCAACATCGTTTTGGAGTGGAACAACGCTCGAAATTGTGGAAGAAAAACGAAATTCCGCCACACATTTTGGTAATGACCGCCACGCCTATCCCGAGAACTCTAGCAATGAGCTTGTATGGCGATTTGGATATTTCGGTAATCGACGAATTGCCACCGGGACGAAAACCCATCCAGACCGTGCATCGATTTGACAGCAATCGCCTGAAAGTCTGGAAATTCATCCGGGACGAAATTGCCATTGGCAGACAAATTTATATCGTCTATCCGCTAATTGAAGAATCTAAAACTATGGATTTCAAGGATTTGATGGACGGTTACGAAAGTATTTCCCGTGATTTTCCGTTGCCGCAATATGCCATTTCCATCCTTCACGGAAAAATGAAACCCGCCGATAAAGATGCCGAAATGAAACGCTTTGCCGAAGGAAAAACCAATATTATGGTGGCGACAACCGTGATTGAGGTTGGCGTGAATATTCCCAACGCCAGCGTGATGATTATCGAAAGTGCGGAACGTTTTGGACTGTCGCAACTCCACCAGCTTCGGGGTCGCGTGGGTCGTGGTGCCGAGCAAAGTTATTGCATCCTGATGACGAGCCACAAATTGAGTGCCGACAGCAAAACCCGAATGGAAACGATGACTGGAACGAACGATGGTTTCGAAATTGCCGAAGTCGACCTCAAACTTCGCGGTCCCGGTGATTTGATGGGAACCCAACAAAGCGGTGTCCTAAATCTACAGATTGCCGACATTGTCCGCGACCGAAATATTTTGCAATTGGCACGAAATTATGCCTTGAAAATCTTGAAGGAAGACGCACCGATGCAAAAGCCCGAAAACGCCACTTTAAGAGCAACCTACATCGAGCTGACCAAAAAGAAAAACATCTGGAATTATATTAGTTAA